In one window of Pseudoliparis swirei isolate HS2019 ecotype Mariana Trench chromosome 15, NWPU_hadal_v1, whole genome shotgun sequence DNA:
- the LOC130204940 gene encoding guanine nucleotide-binding protein subunit alpha-14-like, producing the protein MHLNWIWHQAVLSSPSHLFRDGPVKSLYPFTFPPVAASSTAAYLTDSRPVDTGMDECCLPAESRERLMVHKEIEKQLRRDKQESHRELKLLLLGTGESGKSTFIKQMRIIHGSGYSDADRKGFTRLVFQNIVNAIQALIRAMQTLEIDYIDDKNISHAQKLSQVEADQVSNLEAWQVDGIRQVWRDRGVQRCYDRRREFQFSDSAKYYLEDLERITAPLYIPNLQDILRVRVPTTGIMEYPFDLSKVIFRMVDVGGQRSERRKWIHCFENVTSIIFLAALSEYDQVLYESESDNRLRESLALFKTILSYSWFQESSTILFLNKTDLLQEKISRSHLATYFPAFTGPQRDVIAAQKFILQMYVERHSGHPKTLYKHYTCATDTKSIRVVFRAVKDTLFMDNLEGFNLQ; encoded by the exons ATGCACCTGAACTGGATCTGGCACCAGGCGGTGTTGAGCTCCCCGAGCCACCTGTTCCGGGACGGGCCCGTGAAGAGTCTCTATCCATTCACTTTCCCTCCAGTCGCTGCCAGCTCGACAGCCGCTTATCTAACCGACAGCCGCCCCGTCGACACCGGAATGGACGAGTGCTGCCTGCCGGCGGAGAGCCGCGAGAGACTCATGGTGCACAAAGAGATAGAGAAACAGCTCCGTCGGGATAAACAAGAGTCACACCGGGAGCTGAAGTTGCTGCTTTTAG GGACGGGTGAAAGTGGGAAGAGCACTTTCATCAAACAGATGAGGATCATCCACGGCAGCGGCTACAGCGACGCGGACAGGAAAGGTTTCACTCGGCTCGTGTTCCAGAACATCGTCAACGCCATCCAGGCGCTCATCCGCGCCATGCAGACTCTCGAGATCGACTACATCGACGACAAGAACATT agccaCGCACAGAAGCTGAGCCAGGTGGAGGCTGACCAGGTGTCCAATCTGGAGGCCTGGCAGGTGGACGGCATTCGTCAAGTGTGGCGTGACCGCGGTGTTCAAAGGTGCTACGACCGCAGGAGGGAATTCCAGTTTTCCGACTCTGCCAAATA TTACCTTGAAGACTTGGAAAGAATCACAGCCCCGTTATACATCCCCAATCTGCAGGACATCTTGAGGGTCCGGGTCCCCACCACAGGCATCATGGAGTACCCCTTTGACCTCTCAAAAGTCATCTTCAG gatGGTGGACGTGGGCGGCCAGCgttcagagaggaggaagtggatccACTGTTTTGAGAATGTCACTTCCATCATATTTCTGGCGGCCCTCAGCGAGTACGACCAAGTCCTTTACGAGAGCGAGAGTGAT AACCGACTGAGAGAGAGCCTGGCCTTGTTCAAGACCATCCTCTCGTACTCGTGGTTCCAAGAGTCCTccaccatcctcttcctcaacaAAACGGACTTACTACAGGAGAAAATCTCACGCTCTCATTTGGCAACATACTTCCCGGCATTTACTG GGCCTCAGCGTGATGTCATTGCCGCACAAAAATTCATCTTGCAGATGTACGTGGAGAGGCACAGCGGGCATCCCAAGACCCTTTACAAACACTACACCTGTGCCACGGACACCAAGAGCATCCGCGTGGTCTTCAGGGCCGTCAAAGATACTCTCTTCATGGACAACCTGGAAGGGTTCAACCTGCAATGA